A single window of Luteipulveratus halotolerans DNA harbors:
- a CDS encoding ABC transporter permease — MKPRIALATAGRNLQQLKADPRTVALIVAVPSLLLTLLYFVYDGGVRFTPIAVSMLGILPMLVMFLITSVAMLRERTTGTLERLLTTPLHRADLLAGYGAAFALAALVQSAVLVAISVWFLGVDTRGSILWVLLVAVFAAAVGVATGLLASAFARTEFQAVQFMPLFIGPQVFLCGLLAPREQMPDVLRWVSDCLPMTYAVDALKAVAAQPNPATDVLRDVGVLAAFAVGALVLAALSMPRRTR; from the coding sequence GTGAAGCCCCGCATCGCCCTCGCGACGGCCGGGCGCAACCTCCAGCAGCTCAAGGCCGATCCACGGACGGTCGCCCTGATCGTCGCGGTGCCGTCGTTGCTGCTCACGCTGCTCTACTTCGTCTACGACGGCGGGGTGCGCTTCACCCCGATCGCCGTCTCGATGCTCGGCATCCTCCCGATGCTCGTGATGTTCCTGATCACCTCGGTCGCCATGCTGCGCGAGCGGACGACCGGCACCCTGGAGCGGCTGCTCACCACTCCCCTGCACCGCGCCGACCTGCTCGCGGGCTACGGCGCCGCGTTCGCGCTCGCCGCACTCGTCCAGTCGGCCGTTCTGGTCGCCATCAGCGTCTGGTTCCTCGGCGTGGACACCCGCGGGTCGATCCTGTGGGTCCTGCTCGTCGCGGTGTTCGCAGCCGCGGTCGGTGTCGCGACAGGGCTGCTCGCGAGCGCGTTCGCCCGCACCGAGTTCCAGGCGGTGCAGTTCATGCCGTTGTTCATTGGTCCGCAGGTCTTCCTGTGCGGACTGCTCGCACCGCGCGAGCAGATGCCCGATGTGCTGCGCTGGGTGTCGGACTGCCTGCCGATGACCTACGCCGTCGACGCTCTGAAAGCCGTTGCCGCACAACCGAACCCGGCCACAGACGTGCTGCGCGACGTGGGCGTGCTGGCGGCGTTCGCGGTCGGTGCGCTGGTGCTGGCGGCGCTCTCGATGCCTCGCCGGACCCGATGA
- a CDS encoding TetR/AcrR family transcriptional regulator — protein MSGRPTGRRPGQSDTRQRILTEARELFGRNGFAQTPLRSVAAAAWVDVALISHYFGNKRGLFLEAVQLPVDPDTVLGPLADAPEHELGSTLVRQVLTAWESPAGPAVVAAFRTAMSGEDQGLLREFVLGVALVPLRERLARHHDDIDVRLALVASQIAGLLAIRKVIGVDPLASMPVEDVVRRVGPTVQRYLTGDLD, from the coding sequence ATGAGCGGGCGGCCGACCGGGCGGCGTCCGGGACAGTCCGACACCCGGCAGCGCATCCTGACCGAGGCGCGAGAGCTGTTCGGACGCAACGGTTTTGCTCAGACGCCTTTGCGCTCGGTCGCGGCCGCAGCCTGGGTCGACGTCGCGCTCATCAGCCACTACTTCGGCAACAAGCGTGGGTTGTTCCTCGAAGCCGTGCAGCTGCCTGTGGACCCCGACACCGTGCTCGGCCCGCTCGCCGACGCGCCCGAGCACGAGCTCGGCAGCACGCTCGTACGCCAGGTCCTCACGGCCTGGGAGTCACCCGCAGGTCCCGCTGTGGTCGCCGCCTTCCGCACTGCCATGTCCGGCGAGGACCAGGGGCTCCTGCGCGAGTTCGTCCTCGGCGTCGCGCTCGTCCCGCTGCGGGAGCGACTGGCTCGGCACCACGACGACATCGACGTACGCCTCGCCCTGGTCGCCTCGCAGATCGCCGGCCTGCTGGCGATCCGCAAGGTCATCGGAGTCGACCCGTTGGCGTCGATGCCCGTCGAGGACGTCGTACGCCGGGTGGGGCCGACCGTCCAGCGCTACCTCACCGGCGACCTGGACTGA
- a CDS encoding UPF0182 family membrane protein, translating into MSSTDDFDSEGGRRGRSPFSAGGPRIPGVLRTRRSPLATALVVVAGVIVLGLIWSNLWTEKLWYDSVGYSQVFRTELLTKVAMFLAGGAITGALIAVSLVVAHRQRPIYAPSTPEQDNLDRYREMLDPFRRVAFVAVPIVFGLFAGVAAQAQWKLPLLWMNRQSFGTKDPEFGLDIGFYVFTLPLLGFLVSFLTMALVLSLVAAVLTHYIYGGISLQGNGPRTTSAARVHLSLLLAGIVLLRALAYWLDRYDLTTSKGRLFTGIGYTDKHAVLPTKAILAIAALLCAALFVSTIWTRTWRLPLLGTGLLVVCAVLIGGIYPALVQNFSVRPSEPTKEAPYIKRNIDATRAAYDLKDTKSQNYTPNTNASAGGLRKDAATVPGIRLVDPTIVPPTFRQLQGRVNYYQFADALDVDRYKINGQSTDTVIAARELDLNGIPEGQRNWVNQHAVYTHGFGLVAAYGNNRTDQGAPEFMERDIPPTGQLGKYEPRIYFGESSPTYSIVGAAAGAAPRELDYPSGTEGGETKNTYQGKGGVKVGSWTRKLAYAVKYRQYNIMLSDVVNDDSRLLDHREPRERVERVAPWLTVDGNAYPVVVDGRIKWVIDGYTTSSRYPYSQLASIGDATSDSLTNRSQNVQAVEGGQVNYIRNSVKATVDAYDGSVDLYAWDDQDPILKAWSKAFGNTVKPLSQIDGTLMSHLRYPEDLFKVQRELLARYHVTDPRAFYQGNDAWQIPTDPTQSAAGAAASGSNGPVIPPYYLSVAMPGQSSPSFSLTTAFIPTGDRQNLSGYMAVDADAGDQTGKKKPGYGTIRLLEMPRNTTIDGPGQFSNQLASNEQQPADGSTGLNLSQLLRQNSAQIEFGNLLTLPVGGGLLYVEPLYVRSTGANSYPLQRYVVVAFGGKLAWSGTLDGALDQLFGGNSGASAGDAGTTPTTPPGTSPSPSPSPSPSPSGTTSAPPQPGGTTPAPSGTLPPQQQAVQDIQKAYQDSQAALKKGDWTAYGQAQKRLGEAINRALKSSPSGSVSVTPAPSSTPSPSTK; encoded by the coding sequence GTGAGCTCGACGGACGACTTCGACAGTGAGGGCGGCCGTCGCGGCCGTTCGCCGTTCAGTGCGGGCGGACCCCGCATCCCTGGTGTGCTGAGGACCCGCCGCTCGCCACTCGCGACCGCGCTGGTCGTCGTCGCGGGCGTGATCGTCCTGGGCCTGATCTGGTCCAACCTGTGGACCGAGAAGCTCTGGTACGACAGCGTCGGCTACTCGCAGGTGTTCCGCACCGAGCTGCTCACCAAGGTCGCGATGTTCCTCGCCGGTGGGGCGATCACCGGCGCTCTCATCGCGGTCAGCCTGGTCGTCGCCCACCGGCAGCGCCCGATCTACGCGCCGTCGACGCCCGAGCAGGACAACCTCGACCGCTACCGCGAGATGCTCGACCCGTTCCGTCGGGTCGCGTTCGTCGCCGTCCCGATCGTGTTCGGGCTGTTCGCGGGTGTCGCCGCGCAGGCGCAGTGGAAGCTCCCGCTGCTGTGGATGAACCGGCAGTCGTTCGGCACCAAGGACCCCGAGTTCGGTCTCGACATCGGGTTCTACGTCTTCACGCTGCCGCTGCTCGGCTTCCTGGTGAGCTTCTTGACGATGGCCCTCGTGCTGTCGCTCGTCGCGGCAGTGCTGACGCACTACATCTACGGCGGGATCTCGTTGCAGGGCAACGGTCCTCGTACGACGTCCGCGGCCCGGGTGCACCTGTCGCTGCTGCTCGCCGGCATCGTCCTGCTGCGTGCGCTCGCGTACTGGCTCGACCGCTACGACCTGACCACGAGCAAGGGTCGGCTGTTCACCGGTATCGGCTACACCGACAAGCACGCGGTGCTGCCGACCAAGGCGATCCTCGCGATCGCGGCGCTGCTGTGCGCGGCGCTGTTCGTCTCGACGATCTGGACGCGCACCTGGCGGCTGCCGCTGCTCGGCACCGGTCTGCTCGTGGTGTGCGCCGTGCTCATCGGCGGCATCTACCCGGCGCTGGTCCAGAACTTCAGCGTGCGCCCGTCGGAGCCGACCAAGGAGGCGCCGTACATCAAGCGCAACATCGACGCCACGCGTGCGGCGTACGACCTCAAGGACACCAAGAGCCAGAACTACACCCCCAACACCAACGCCTCGGCCGGCGGGCTGCGCAAGGACGCCGCGACGGTGCCGGGCATCCGGCTGGTCGATCCGACGATCGTGCCGCCCACGTTCCGCCAGCTGCAGGGCCGGGTCAACTACTACCAGTTCGCCGACGCCCTTGACGTCGACCGCTACAAGATCAACGGTCAGAGCACCGACACGGTCATCGCGGCACGCGAGCTCGACCTCAACGGCATCCCCGAGGGCCAGCGCAACTGGGTCAACCAGCACGCGGTCTACACCCACGGCTTCGGCCTGGTCGCCGCATACGGCAACAACCGCACCGACCAGGGCGCTCCCGAGTTCATGGAGCGGGACATCCCGCCCACGGGCCAGCTCGGCAAGTACGAGCCGCGCATCTACTTCGGTGAGTCGTCGCCGACGTACTCCATCGTCGGTGCCGCCGCAGGCGCGGCGCCGCGCGAGCTGGACTACCCCAGCGGCACCGAGGGTGGCGAGACCAAGAACACCTATCAGGGCAAGGGCGGTGTCAAGGTCGGGTCGTGGACCCGCAAGCTCGCGTACGCCGTGAAGTACCGGCAGTACAACATCATGCTGTCCGACGTGGTCAACGACGATTCACGGCTGCTCGACCACCGTGAGCCGCGCGAGCGGGTCGAGCGGGTCGCGCCCTGGCTGACGGTCGACGGCAACGCCTACCCGGTCGTCGTCGACGGCCGCATCAAGTGGGTCATCGACGGCTACACCACCAGCTCGCGCTACCCCTACTCCCAGCTCGCCTCCATCGGCGACGCGACCTCGGACTCGCTCACCAACCGGTCGCAGAACGTCCAGGCCGTCGAGGGTGGCCAGGTCAACTACATCCGCAACTCGGTCAAGGCGACGGTCGACGCGTACGACGGCTCCGTCGACCTCTACGCCTGGGACGACCAGGACCCGATCCTGAAGGCGTGGTCCAAGGCGTTCGGCAACACGGTCAAGCCGCTGTCGCAGATCGACGGCACGCTGATGAGCCACCTCCGCTACCCGGAGGACCTGTTCAAGGTGCAGCGCGAGCTGCTGGCGCGCTACCACGTCACCGATCCGCGCGCGTTCTACCAGGGCAACGACGCCTGGCAGATCCCCACCGACCCGACCCAGAGCGCCGCCGGTGCGGCGGCCTCGGGTTCGAACGGGCCGGTCATCCCGCCGTACTACCTGTCGGTCGCGATGCCCGGCCAGTCCTCGCCGTCGTTCTCGTTGACGACGGCGTTCATCCCGACCGGCGACCGGCAGAACCTCTCCGGCTACATGGCCGTCGACGCGGACGCCGGTGACCAGACCGGCAAGAAGAAGCCCGGGTACGGCACCATCCGGCTGCTCGAGATGCCGCGCAACACCACGATCGACGGACCGGGGCAGTTCTCCAACCAGCTGGCCTCCAACGAGCAGCAACCTGCAGACGGGTCGACCGGCTTGAACCTGTCTCAGCTCTTGCGGCAGAACTCTGCCCAGATCGAGTTCGGCAACCTGCTGACGCTGCCGGTCGGCGGCGGACTCCTGTACGTCGAGCCGTTGTACGTCCGCTCCACGGGTGCCAACTCCTATCCGCTACAGCGCTACGTCGTCGTGGCGTTCGGTGGCAAGCTCGCCTGGTCGGGCACGCTCGACGGCGCCCTCGACCAGCTGTTCGGCGGCAACTCGGGTGCTTCCGCGGGTGATGCGGGTACAACGCCGACGACGCCGCCGGGCACCTCACCGTCTCCGTCCCCGAGCCCGTCTCCCTCGCCGAGCGGGACGACCAGTGCGCCCCCGCAACCCGGCGGCACGACCCCTGCGCCGAGCGGCACGCTGCCTCCGCAGCAGCAGGCGGTACAGGACATCCAGAAGGCGTACCAGGACAGCCAGGCGGCTCTGAAGAAGGGCGACTGGACCGCGTACGGCCAGGCGCAGAAGCGGCTCGGAGAGGCGATCAACCGGGCTCTGAAGTCCAGCCCGAGTGGATCGGTCAGCGTCACTCCGGCGCCGTCGAGCACTCCGTCACCGTCGACGAAGTAG
- a CDS encoding IS3 family transposase (programmed frameshift), with the protein MPKPYPREFRDDVVRVARGREPGVTLEQVAKDFGVHPMTLNKWLRQAAVDDGDKPGTTTAESADLREANRRIRLLEQENEVLRRAAAYLSQAHLPKRLYPLVSELAADGIPVTVTCRVLKLHRQKYYAWLARPVTGRELQAAYRANALFDAHRDDPEFGYRYLLVEAAGAGEVMTPRTAWRICSANAWWSVFGKKRGSHGKKPGPPVHDDLLAVEDEHGVIRHSFTAAAPNQVWLTDITEHRTGEGKLYLCAIKDACSGRIVGYSISDRMRSALAVAALDSAVARRRAQGQDVTGCIVHSDRGSQFRSRKFVHALNQHALTGSMGRVGAAGDNAAMESFYALLQKNVLNRRTWDTREDLRIAIITWTERTYHRRRRQDRLGQLTPIEYETIMTTPADQAA; encoded by the exons GTGCCTAAGCCCTACCCCCGAGAGTTTCGTGATGATGTCGTGCGCGTCGCCCGAGGTCGTGAGCCGGGTGTGACGCTGGAGCAGGTCGCCAAGGACTTCGGTGTCCACCCGATGACGTTGAACAAGTGGTTGCGCCAGGCCGCGGTCGATGATGGCGACAAGCCCGGCACGACCACGGCTGAGTCTGCTGACCTGCGGGAGGCCAACCGGCGGATACGGCTGCTGGAGCAGGAGAACGAGGTGCTGCGCCGGGCGGCGGCTTACCTGTCTCAGGCGCATCTGCCG AAAAGGCTCTACCCGCTCGTGAGTGAGCTGGCCGCTGACGGGATTCCCGTGACGGTCACGTGCCGGGTCCTGAAGCTCCACCGTCAGAAGTACTACGCCTGGCTGGCCAGGCCGGTCACCGGTCGTGAGCTGCAGGCGGCCTACCGGGCCAACGCGTTGTTCGATGCCCACCGTGATGATCCGGAGTTCGGGTACCGGTACTTGCTTGTGGAGGCCGCCGGCGCGGGTGAGGTGATGACGCCGCGCACGGCGTGGCGGATCTGCTCGGCGAACGCGTGGTGGTCGGTCTTCGGCAAGAAGCGCGGCAGCCACGGCAAGAAGCCCGGGCCACCGGTGCACGATGACCTGCTCGCTGTTGAGGACGAGCACGGTGTGATCCGGCACTCCTTCACCGCCGCCGCGCCGAACCAGGTGTGGCTGACCGACATCACCGAGCACCGCACTGGTGAGGGGAAGCTGTACCTGTGCGCGATCAAGGACGCCTGCTCCGGGCGGATCGTGGGCTACTCCATCAGCGACCGGATGAGGTCAGCCCTCGCGGTCGCAGCCCTGGACTCGGCCGTCGCGCGGCGACGCGCGCAGGGGCAGGACGTCACCGGGTGCATCGTGCACTCCGACCGCGGCAGCCAGTTCCGCTCACGCAAGTTCGTGCACGCCTTGAACCAGCACGCGCTGACCGGGTCGATGGGCCGGGTCGGCGCTGCCGGTGACAACGCCGCGATGGAGTCCTTCTACGCGCTGCTGCAGAAGAACGTCCTGAACCGCCGCACCTGGGACACCCGCGAAGACCTGCGGATCGCGATCATCACCTGGACCGAACGCACCTACCACCGACGTCGACGCCAAGACCGCCTCGGCCAGTTGACCCCCATCGAGTACGAGACCATCATGACCACGCCAGCCGATCAGGCGGCATGA
- a CDS encoding IS256 family transposase, which translates to MTAPHIVDPAGLLGEALAEASPDLMRNLLQSIINTLLSADADAVVGAEYGRPSPSRTAQRNGYRHRDLDTRVGTIDVAVPKLRTGSYFPEWLLERRKRAESALITVVADCYLAGVSTRRMDKLVKTLGIDSLSKSQVSRMATDLDEHVDSFRHRPLGEAGPFTFVAADALTMKVREGGRVINAVVLLATGVNDDGHREVLGLRVATAETGAAWNEFFADLVARGLTGVRLVTSDAHHGLVEAIAASLPGTTWQRCRTHYAANLMSICPKSMWPAVKAMLHSVYDQPDDQAVQAQFDRLIEYTAEKLPAVAEHLAHAREDILAFTAFPKDVWTQIWSNNPAERLNREIRRRTDAVGIFPTRAAIVRLVGAVLAEQTDEWAEGRRYLGLDLLARCRINIVPTTEPDTGVDDLPALTA; encoded by the coding sequence ATGACCGCACCACACATTGTCGACCCTGCTGGCCTGTTGGGTGAAGCCCTGGCCGAAGCGTCCCCTGATCTGATGCGCAACCTGCTGCAGTCGATCATCAACACGTTGCTGTCCGCGGACGCTGACGCGGTCGTGGGCGCCGAGTACGGCCGGCCCAGCCCGTCGCGCACGGCTCAGCGCAACGGGTACCGGCACCGGGACCTGGACACCCGCGTCGGCACGATCGATGTCGCAGTCCCCAAGCTACGCACCGGCAGCTACTTCCCCGAATGGCTGCTGGAACGGCGCAAACGGGCCGAGTCGGCGCTGATCACCGTGGTGGCCGACTGCTACCTCGCCGGGGTGTCCACCCGGCGCATGGACAAGCTGGTGAAGACCCTGGGAATCGACTCGTTGTCGAAGTCGCAGGTCTCGCGGATGGCGACCGACCTGGACGAGCACGTCGACTCCTTCCGCCACCGCCCACTGGGCGAGGCCGGCCCGTTCACGTTCGTGGCCGCCGACGCGCTCACGATGAAGGTCCGCGAGGGCGGCCGGGTCATCAACGCCGTGGTGCTGCTGGCGACCGGCGTCAACGACGACGGGCACCGCGAGGTCCTGGGCCTGCGCGTCGCGACCGCCGAGACCGGCGCGGCGTGGAATGAGTTCTTCGCCGACCTGGTCGCCCGCGGCCTGACCGGGGTGCGGCTGGTCACCTCCGACGCCCACCACGGGCTGGTCGAGGCGATCGCAGCGAGCCTGCCCGGCACGACCTGGCAACGCTGCCGCACCCACTACGCCGCCAACCTCATGTCGATCTGTCCCAAGAGCATGTGGCCGGCGGTCAAGGCGATGCTGCACAGCGTGTACGACCAGCCCGACGACCAAGCCGTACAAGCCCAGTTCGACCGGCTCATCGAGTACACGGCCGAGAAGCTGCCCGCCGTGGCCGAGCACCTCGCACACGCCCGCGAGGACATCCTCGCGTTCACCGCGTTTCCCAAGGACGTGTGGACCCAGATCTGGTCCAACAACCCCGCCGAACGCCTCAACCGCGAGATCCGCCGCCGCACCGACGCCGTCGGCATCTTCCCCACCCGCGCGGCGATCGTGCGGCTGGTCGGCGCGGTCCTGGCCGAGCAGACCGACGAATGGGCCGAAGGCCGCCGCTACCTCGGCCTGGACCTGCTGGCCCGCTGCCGCATCAACATCGTGCCCACCACCGAACCCGACACCGGAGTTGATGACCTGCCCGCCCTGACCGCCTAA
- a CDS encoding ABC transporter permease translates to MSEDPTTHGSTVLEQTDDPPPRPGVMDDLRDAVTPRTVGLVLGVLLLQLGFILSYVGAFHAPTPHDVPVAVVAPAQQRAAIVERLNGIDGSPLKATAASSEQEARAQVERGDRSAAFIVDPSSTRDRLLVASGGGSAVVTAVEQVLTRVDASQQRTLTTTDVVPLEDNDARGLTGFYLVVGWIVGGYLVASLLGVAKGSRPATLRRAAIRLGATVPYAVLSGLGGTLIVDQVLGALTGHFWPMWGLGILLVLAAATVTIAFQTMFGVLGIGATVLLFVVLGNPSAGGPYPSPLLPAFWRAIGPWIPNGAGTDAIRRIVYFDGHDVTSNLVVICAYALVGAVVALAAAHLKSRPRNEADSV, encoded by the coding sequence GTGAGCGAGGACCCGACAACCCACGGCAGCACGGTCCTGGAGCAGACCGACGACCCGCCTCCTCGGCCGGGCGTCATGGACGATCTGCGTGACGCTGTCACACCACGCACGGTCGGGCTGGTGCTCGGCGTGCTGCTGCTCCAGCTCGGGTTCATCCTCAGCTACGTCGGGGCGTTCCACGCGCCGACCCCGCACGACGTGCCCGTCGCTGTCGTCGCGCCGGCTCAGCAGCGCGCCGCGATCGTCGAACGCCTCAACGGCATCGACGGCTCACCCCTGAAGGCCACCGCCGCGAGCAGTGAGCAGGAGGCTCGCGCCCAGGTCGAGCGCGGTGACCGCAGTGCGGCGTTCATCGTCGACCCTTCCAGCACCCGTGACCGGCTGCTGGTCGCCTCCGGTGGCGGCTCGGCCGTGGTCACCGCCGTCGAGCAGGTCCTGACCCGCGTCGACGCGAGTCAGCAGCGCACGCTCACCACGACCGACGTCGTACCCCTGGAGGACAACGACGCCCGCGGCCTGACCGGGTTCTACCTGGTCGTCGGCTGGATCGTGGGCGGCTACCTCGTCGCATCGTTGCTCGGCGTCGCCAAGGGGTCACGCCCCGCCACGCTGCGACGTGCGGCGATCCGCCTCGGCGCGACCGTGCCGTACGCCGTCCTGTCCGGTCTCGGCGGCACGCTCATCGTCGACCAGGTGCTGGGCGCGCTCACCGGTCACTTCTGGCCGATGTGGGGCCTGGGAATCCTGCTCGTGCTCGCCGCCGCCACGGTCACGATCGCCTTCCAGACGATGTTCGGGGTGCTCGGCATCGGCGCGACCGTGCTGCTGTTCGTGGTCCTCGGCAACCCCTCGGCCGGCGGACCGTACCCGTCGCCCCTGCTCCCGGCGTTCTGGCGGGCGATCGGCCCGTGGATCCCCAATGGCGCTGGTACTGATGCGATTCGGCGCATCGTCTACTTCGACGGGCACGATGTCACGAGCAACCTGGTGGTGATCTGCGCGTACGCCCTCGTCGGCGCCGTGGTCGCCCTCGCCGCCGCGCACCTGAAGTCCCGTCCCCGCAACGAGGCGGACTCCGTCTGA
- a CDS encoding ATP-binding cassette domain-containing protein, with product MTLLISSHVMDEAARCDSVLLMREGRLLRHLPPHGLQQTGADTMDEAFLTLIRQEQAA from the coding sequence GTGACGCTGCTGATCTCCAGCCATGTGATGGACGAGGCCGCACGCTGCGACAGCGTCCTGCTCATGCGCGAGGGACGCCTGCTGCGGCACCTGCCACCCCATGGGCTGCAGCAGACGGGCGCCGACACGATGGACGAGGCGTTCCTGACGCTGATCCGCCAGGAGCAGGCGGCGTGA
- a CDS encoding restriction endonuclease yields MTTTCHLFVQQSPPPRPRGARPSPESTEVSDPDPTPSLEAIKDQIRTHLVENFAGHKLTSLVADILEALGFRCEVSPPGPDGGVDILAGRGPLGLDSPTLIVEVKSEPTAIDVKVVRGLHSAMTQHRADQGLLVARGGVTTAATREFLRDRTSLRIWDSEELLNRLFETYDRLPTGTRARIPLKQAWVLDPEGP; encoded by the coding sequence ATGACTACCACCTGTCACCTGTTCGTGCAGCAGTCCCCCCCCCCCCGGCCGCGAGGGGCCCGCCCGAGCCCAGAGTCGACCGAGGTCAGCGACCCCGATCCCACTCCAAGCCTCGAAGCGATCAAGGACCAGATCCGTACGCATTTGGTCGAGAACTTCGCCGGTCACAAACTCACCAGCCTGGTGGCTGACATCCTGGAAGCACTGGGGTTCCGCTGCGAAGTGTCTCCGCCTGGCCCAGACGGCGGAGTCGACATCCTTGCTGGACGTGGGCCGCTGGGGCTCGACTCACCAACCCTGATAGTCGAGGTCAAGAGCGAACCAACCGCGATCGACGTCAAGGTCGTGCGCGGCCTGCACTCCGCAATGACCCAGCACCGCGCTGACCAGGGTCTCCTCGTGGCACGAGGCGGAGTCACCACCGCGGCGACGCGTGAGTTCCTCCGGGACCGCACCTCCCTTCGGATCTGGGACTCGGAGGAACTCCTCAACCGTCTGTTCGAGACGTATGACCGGCTACCTACCGGCACGCGCGCTCGGATCCCTTTGAAGCAGGCGTGGGTTCTCGATCCTGAAGGCCCGTGA
- a CDS encoding nuclear transport factor 2 family protein, whose translation MSPGGRRARTGDRRRLAQDRRDDPGAQDLLFSAFTEDAELDFRPAARTCGLDVPLMQGRSMIADIIMSPATRIDTTHVVTNPRIRMDGDTASLTALVEAQHLPKNDHSRHALLKNLYAVDLVNGGDLWQMKCVYIDCVWFTGDPQVIVGS comes from the coding sequence GTGAGCCCGGGCGGTCGCCGAGCACGGACAGGCGACCGCCGGCGACTCGCTCAGGACCGCCGGGACGACCCCGGCGCTCAAGATCTGCTTTTCAGTGCCTTCACCGAGGACGCAGAGCTCGACTTCCGCCCGGCAGCGAGGACATGCGGCCTGGACGTTCCGCTCATGCAGGGACGATCGATGATCGCCGACATCATCATGAGTCCCGCCACTCGCATCGACACCACCCACGTGGTCACGAACCCACGAATCAGGATGGACGGCGATACGGCGAGCCTGACCGCTCTGGTCGAGGCACAGCACCTGCCCAAGAACGACCACTCCCGGCACGCCTTGCTGAAGAACCTTTACGCGGTCGACCTGGTGAACGGTGGAGACCTGTGGCAGATGAAGTGTGTGTACATCGACTGCGTGTGGTTCACCGGTGACCCGCAGGTCATCGTGGGCAGCTGA
- a CDS encoding PPA1309 family protein has translation MSCAVDTEQHVAAAGWDQAPRLFAIARNADIARREPALAEQLAGVDPDAYSTIEQEGMPPTSSIESMLGRLAWPDEVDGVALSIERIVVPPEAEQDLPEDPDQASEALAAHPDREDVRLLVAVLRDGEAVCLLRQRKHDSDDKVAIGNDIAPGLVEALRATLS, from the coding sequence ATGAGCTGTGCGGTCGACACCGAGCAGCACGTCGCCGCAGCCGGATGGGACCAGGCGCCACGGTTGTTCGCGATCGCCCGCAACGCCGACATCGCGCGTCGCGAGCCGGCGCTGGCCGAACAGCTCGCCGGCGTCGACCCCGATGCGTACAGCACCATCGAGCAGGAGGGCATGCCGCCGACCTCGTCGATCGAGTCGATGCTCGGCCGGCTCGCCTGGCCCGACGAGGTCGACGGCGTCGCGCTGTCCATCGAGCGCATCGTCGTGCCTCCGGAGGCCGAGCAGGACCTGCCCGAGGACCCCGACCAGGCGAGCGAGGCTCTGGCCGCCCACCCCGACCGCGAGGACGTACGCCTGCTCGTCGCGGTGCTGCGCGACGGTGAGGCCGTCTGCCTGCTGCGTCAGCGCAAGCACGACTCCGACGACAAGGTCGCCATCGGCAACGACATCGCCCCGGGGCTGGTCGAGGCGCTGCGCGCGACGCTCAGCTGA
- a CDS encoding DUF2200 domain-containing protein, translated as MSRIFTTSVASVYPHYVAKVTKKGRTTAELDEVIRWLTGFDDATLREHLDAGTTFEDFFAAADLNPDVDLITGSVCGVKVQEVQDPLMRQIRYLDKLVDELARGKAMDKVLRRS; from the coding sequence ATGAGCAGGATCTTCACGACCAGCGTGGCCTCGGTCTACCCACACTACGTCGCCAAGGTGACCAAGAAGGGGCGCACCACCGCCGAGCTCGACGAGGTGATCCGGTGGCTCACCGGCTTCGACGACGCGACCCTGCGCGAGCACCTCGACGCCGGCACGACGTTCGAGGACTTCTTCGCCGCGGCCGACCTCAACCCTGATGTCGACCTGATCACCGGCTCGGTGTGCGGCGTCAAGGTCCAGGAGGTCCAGGACCCGCTGATGCGACAGATCCGCTACCTCGACAAGCTCGTCGACGAGCTCGCGCGCGGCAAGGCCATGGACAAGGTGCTGCGCAGGTCGTGA